A part of Aegilops tauschii subsp. strangulata cultivar AL8/78 chromosome 2, Aet v6.0, whole genome shotgun sequence genomic DNA contains:
- the LOC109746016 gene encoding uncharacterized protein, with product MFLTDKYHALLPLHPAPATRGPRKAVVPAVTSRFDAALAARLASLLPLPASPLAALARLADLLAATLADAVPALAAGPGDGKKDAVAVAAHLDAGVALLDASNAIAARVDRLRRRRLLSRLALHLVSSSPPSPSSLSRARAALADRDSRGVRPPALPALPSIPFVDPPRGGRGQQLAAAARVVLAVNAVSSLAATAAATILGGASTTRDPTFPQVSGDLPWAESFNAVSSQLSALAKSATSNEIDAADEAVGKLAAVLDGVSEGAAPEEAALRAATQEVEKRTEELAARLERVSDAVNGVFRAALRLRNAELGSFMAAKPAGKAPRSQK from the coding sequence ATGTTTCTCACCGACAAGTACCACGCCCTGCTCCCCCTCCACCCCGCCCCCGCCACCCGTGGCCCCCGCAAGGCGGTGGTGCCGGCCGTGACCTCCAGGTTCGACGCCGCCCTCGCCGCGCGCCTCGCTAGCCTGCTGCCGCTGCCGGCCTCCCCGCTCGCGGCGCTCGCCCGCCTCGCCGACCTCCTCGCCGCCACGCTCGCGGACGCCGTGCCCGCGCTCGCCGCCGGGCCCGGGGACGGGAAGAaggacgccgtcgccgtcgccgcgcacCTCGACGCCGGCGTCGCGCTCCTGGACGCCTCCAACGCCATCGCCGCCCGCGTCgaccgcctccgccgccgccgcctgctctCCCGCCTCGCGCTCCACCTCGTCTCGTCGTCGCCCCCGAGCCCGTCGTCCCTCAGCCGCGCGCGCGCCGCCCTCGCCGACCGCGACAGCCGCGGTGTTCGGCCCCCTGCCCTGCCGGCGCTCCCTTCCATCCCGTTCGTCGACCCGCCCCGCGGCGGCCGGGGACagcagctcgccgccgccgcgcgcgtCGTCCTCGCCGTCAACGCCGTGTCCTCCCTCGCCGCGACAGCCGCGGCCACCATCCTCGGCGGCGCCAGCACCACCCGTGACCCCACCTTCCCCCAGGTCTCCGGCGACCTCCCGTGGGCGGAATCCTTCAACGCGGTCTCCAGCCAGCTCTCCGCCCTCGCCAAATCCGCCACCAGCAACGAGATCGACGCCGCGGACGAGGCCGTGGGCAAGCTCGCGGCGGTCCTCGACGGCGTCAGCGAGGGCGCCGCCcccgaggaggcggcgctgcgcGCGGCGACGCAGGAGGTGGAGAAGCGGACGGAGGAGCTGGCGGCGCGACTGGAGCGGGTGTCGGACGCCGTCAACGGCGTGTTCCGCGCGGCGCTGCGGCTCCGCAACGCCGAGCTGGGCAGCTTCATGGCGGCGAAGCCCGCCGGCAAGGCGCCGCGCAGTCAGAAGTAG